The genomic region GACGTGCGCAAGACGGGCCCGTCCGCGGGGTTCTCCAAGACGCGGCTCGACCGCATGCATGCGGCCATGTCCGCCCATGTCGAGCGCGGCGAGCTGCCCGGCGTCGTGACGCTGCTCAGCCGAGGCGACGAGGTGCACGCGGCCGCCGTGGGCCTGATGACCTTCGGCGGCACTGCTCCCATGCGGCGTGACACCCTCTTCCGGATCGCCTCGCTGACCAAGCTGGTCTCGGGGGCCGCGGCGATGATGCTGGTCGAGGAAGGCAAGCTCCGCCTCGACGAGCCGGTGGATCGCCTGCTGCCGGAGCTCGCCCACCGCAGGGTCCTCGAGCGGCTCGACGGCCCGATCGCTGACACCGTGCCCGCCAACCGGCCCATCCTCGTCAGCGATCTGCTGACGCTGCGCATGGGCACGGGCGCCATCATGGCACCGGGCGAGTACCCCATCGTCCAGGCCATGACCGAGAAGGGGGTCGGCGTCGGGCCCTGGCTGCCCAAAGCCCCGAGTCCCGATGCCTGGATCCGCGAGCTGGGCTCCCTCCCGCTGATGCGCCAGCCGGGCGAGGCCTGGCTGTATGACACCGGCCTCACCGTGCTGGGCGTGCTGCTCGCGCGAGCCTCGGGCCAACCGCTCGAGGCCTTCTACCGGGAGCGCATCTTCGAGCCGCTGGGGATGAAGGACACCAGCTTCAGCGTCCCGGCCGAGAAGCTCGAGCGGCTGCCCACCTGCTACTTCCGCGATCCCTCGACGGGGACGTTCGAGGTCTTCGACGCCGCTGGTCCGCGGAGCCAGTTCAGCCAGCCTCCAGGCTTCCCCTCCGCGTCCGGCGGCCTGGTCTCGACGGCCGACGACTTCCTCGCCTTCGCCCGGATGATGCTGAACAGGGGGGAGTACGGCGACAGGCGGCTGCTCTCGGAGCAGTCGGTGGAGCTCATGACCACCGACCACATCACCGCGGAGCAGAAGGCCGTGTCTCCCTTCTCTCCCGGCTTCTGGGACAAGCGCGGCTGGGGCTACGCGCTCTCCATCATCAAGCAGCATGAGCCCGGAGAGCCTCGCGGCTTCGGCTGGGATGGTGGCTACGGAACCTCCTGCTACTGGGATCCCGAGACCGGTCTGATCGGCATCCTGATGACCCAGCGCATGATGGACTCTCCGTCGGCTCCCGCGGCCTTCGTGGACTTCTGGCGCTCGGCCTACGAGGCGATCGAGGCCTGACGCCGGACCCTGGCGGAGGGCTGCCGTGACTTTCCCTTGACCTCAAGTGCACTTGAACTTGTAGGTCTCAGGCCATCTGCGAGCTCCAGCCAACCCGCTGGAGCAGGGAGAGGCTCATGAGCTCACAACGCGTTCTGGTGACGGGGGCGACTGGCAATGTCGGTCGCCATGTCGTGTCCCAACTGTTGCGCACGGGTACCGCGGTCCGCGCGCTGACCCGAAACCCTGGCTCCCCCGGCCTGCCGCCCGGCGTCGAGCTCGTTCGGGGGGATCTCTCCGCGCCGGACAGCCTGGGCTCGGCCATGAATGGGATCGATGCCGTGTTCCTGCTCTGGCCCTTCTTCACGGTCGACGCCGCGCCCGCCGTCCTCGAGGTCATCCAGAAGCACGCGCGCCGCATCGTCTACCTCTCGGCGGCCAGCGTGCGCGATGACCTCGAGGCGCAGCCCGGGCTGTTCCACGCGGACATGGAGCGCTTGATCGCCAGGTCCGGGCTGGAGTGGACCTTCCTCCGGCCCACCGGCTTCGCGACCAACACCCTGATGTGGGCGCCGCAGATCCGCGCCGGCGATGTCGTGCGCTGGCCCTATGGAGCGGCCGCTCGATCGCTGATCCACGAGCGGGACATCGCGGCCGCGGCGGTCCACACCCTGACCAGGGACGGGCATGCGGGGGCCCGGTATGTCCTCACGGGTCCCGAGACACTGACCCAGGTCGAGCAGGTGCGCCTCATCGGCGAGGCGATCGGCCGACCGGTGCGCTACGAGGAGCTGTCTCCGGAGGAGGCGCGGCGGCAACTGCTCCAGGCCTGGGGCAGCCCCTCGTTCGTGGAGGCCGCGCTCTCCGGCTGGGCCCAAATGGTGGAGGAACCCGAACGAAGCACCCGCACGGTGGAGGAGCTCACGGGAGCGCCCGCGCTCGCTTTCCGCGAGTGGGCGCGCGACCACGCGGGCGACTTCCGGTAGGCCCGGGAGCAGGCAGACGCTCCTTGCCTGGAGTGGCTCCGTCAGGGGCGCGCGCCAACCGCTCCCGCGCCACGCTCGAGGAGCTCAGCGAGGCGGACCTGCTCCTCCACGTGGTGGAGGTCTCGGCCCCCCGAGCAGATCGAGGCCGTGGACCACATCCTGAAGGACCTGGGGCTGCACGAGAAGCCGCGCCTGCTCGTCTTCAACAAGAGAAATCTCCCGGAGGAGGGCATGGTCGGTGCGCGCCGCCGAGACCCTGCGGGCGCTGCCCTGAAGCCCTCGAGGCTCACGCCGGGTGAGCGTGTCGGTCATTGGCTCGCCGCCGGTCGGCGCGGCGGGCGCCAGCTCAGCGACATGCGGGCATAGGGAGCGGGGCGCGTGGGGATGCGCCCCAGCTCCAGGCGGTCGCGGTGACGGTCGAGCAGCGCGTGGTCATTGAGGAAGTCGAGCCCCACCGAGGAACTCAGCCAGAGGCCTCCGCTCCCCAGCCGGACGTTGAGGGTGGGGGCGAAGCGCAGGGAGGTCGCCCGCACGTAGTACGCCCCCTGCGCCCAGGTCTCCTCCGGAAGCCGGGCATGGAAGACCTGCTGGTCGAAGACCCCCACGAGTCCCAGCTCCAGTCCGTCACCGAACTGCCGCAGGAGGGTGAGGCGGGGCACGCCGATCTCCACGATGTAGGGCTCCTTGCGGTAGGTGAAGCCCACCATGGGGATGACCGGGAGCACGTCGAAGGGCCACAGCGCGACGAGCCCGAACATCAGCCGCCGTCCGGGGTCTCCGCCAATCTTGTAGCTCGCCATGGCGTAGCCCACCCAGGACGTGTCCATGCCGAGCTCGAAGGGCCTTCCGAAGTCGGTGCGCGTGCTTCCGAGCGTCCCCGCGATCAGCATCCACCGAGGGTTGAGCGGGCGGATCAGCGTGAGCCCGAGCTGGACGCGGTAGAAGCGACGGCGCAGCTCGGTTTCTGGCAGGTGCTCCACGGGCCCTTGCGTCTCCAAGCCCAGCCAGTGGGTCTCGAATCCCACGGAAGGGACGAGGATGAACTTCCCCATGAAGAGCGGGAGCAGCGGCACCCGAAGGTCCACCAGGGCCCGATCATGGAGCTTGCCGCCCGCCGTGCCGATGGCGGTGCCGCGCGCCAGGCTGAAGCCGACGTAGGCGCGGTCCTCCGAGGTCTGGGCGCTCGCCGGGACGGCCAGCAGGAGCGCGACGGCGACGGCCCACCCGAAGCTTCTAGAGGATGACATGGTCACCTCGCGGCCTCCTTTCCTCGACGGGTGCCAGTGTACCCGGTTTCGGGCCGGTCGGTCGCCCGCGGCCGCGTCGAGCATCCGACACGCACCGCGCACGGCCCATGGAGGTCGGGCATCGAACCGGTGCGCGGGCGCACGGCGGCTCAGGCCGATTTCCGCTCAAGCTCGTCGTGGAGGTTCACGACACCACTGGGATAGGGCGTCGCCGCCTTCATTCGCTTTCCGCTCCCGAGGATGTGCGGGGTTACTCAGACACAATGAGCTTGCGCATGCTCGTTCGCCCCCCGTGCCTGGCCTACTTGCCCGCTCGCTTCTCGAGCTCGGCGCGCAGGCGCTCTTCCTTCTCTCGGAGCTCGGGGGTGAACTCCTGGCCGAAGTCGTCCGCTTCGAAGACAGGACGGATCTCGAGCTCGGAGTCCTCGCCCGGCATCGGAGCGGGGCACCGGCGAGCCCACTCGACCGCCTCCTCCATCGACTTGACCTGCCAGAGCCAGAAGCCGGCGATGAGCTCCTTGGTCTCGGCGAACGGTCCGTCGACGACGGTGCGCTTGCTCCCCGAGAACTGGACTCGCTTGCCCTTGACGCTGGGCTGGAGCCCTTCGCCGGCGAGCATGATGCCGGCCTTGACCAGCTCCTCGTTGTACTTGCCCATGTCCTCGAAGAGCTGCGCGCTCGGCATGACGCCTGCTTCCGAGTTCTTCGTCGCCTTCACAATCACCATGACTCGCATCGTTTTCTCCCGGGTTTGAGCTCGGCCTCGCGCCGCGCTTCTAAAATGGCGTCGAATGAGCCCAGGCGGGATCGACACGCGCACCCGTTTTTTGTGTTCCCTGGGTACTTTTCGGGGAGGTCCTTTGATTTCAGTGGGTTACCCCCCCAGTCCACCCCCGTGTCGGGCGAAGACTGTCCGAACTGGTCTGCTTGTCATACCAGTTCGGTACCAGTCCGAGCACAGGGTGCCTCCCCGTGCGACCTGGGGGGCTATCGCGTGGCGACCTGGGGGGCGTCCTTGGACGAAATGTCCGCGTCGTTGCCCTCACCACCCGAGGTGCCGTCGGCGCCGTAGGACAGGATGACAGGCTGGCCACCTTCGTTCATGTACACGTAGTCGTTGCCCCACGGATCCTTCGGGACCGCCTCGAACACTCCGAGCGCCACCAGCGCACGCAGTCCCGCGCCTGTATCCGGGTACTGCCCCTTGCGCGTGTAGTAGATCTTCATCCCGTTCTGGATGTTCTTGATG from Hyalangium gracile harbors:
- a CDS encoding serine hydrolase domain-containing protein, with amino-acid sequence MRKTGPSAGFSKTRLDRMHAAMSAHVERGELPGVVTLLSRGDEVHAAAVGLMTFGGTAPMRRDTLFRIASLTKLVSGAAAMMLVEEGKLRLDEPVDRLLPELAHRRVLERLDGPIADTVPANRPILVSDLLTLRMGTGAIMAPGEYPIVQAMTEKGVGVGPWLPKAPSPDAWIRELGSLPLMRQPGEAWLYDTGLTVLGVLLARASGQPLEAFYRERIFEPLGMKDTSFSVPAEKLERLPTCYFRDPSTGTFEVFDAAGPRSQFSQPPGFPSASGGLVSTADDFLAFARMMLNRGEYGDRRLLSEQSVELMTTDHITAEQKAVSPFSPGFWDKRGWGYALSIIKQHEPGEPRGFGWDGGYGTSCYWDPETGLIGILMTQRMMDSPSAPAAFVDFWRSAYEAIEA
- a CDS encoding NAD(P)H-binding protein — its product is MSSQRVLVTGATGNVGRHVVSQLLRTGTAVRALTRNPGSPGLPPGVELVRGDLSAPDSLGSAMNGIDAVFLLWPFFTVDAAPAVLEVIQKHARRIVYLSAASVRDDLEAQPGLFHADMERLIARSGLEWTFLRPTGFATNTLMWAPQIRAGDVVRWPYGAAARSLIHERDIAAAAVHTLTRDGHAGARYVLTGPETLTQVEQVRLIGEAIGRPVRYEELSPEEARRQLLQAWGSPSFVEAALSGWAQMVEEPERSTRTVEELTGAPALAFREWARDHAGDFR
- a CDS encoding YciI family protein is translated as MRVMVIVKATKNSEAGVMPSAQLFEDMGKYNEELVKAGIMLAGEGLQPSVKGKRVQFSGSKRTVVDGPFAETKELIAGFWLWQVKSMEEAVEWARRCPAPMPGEDSELEIRPVFEADDFGQEFTPELREKEERLRAELEKRAGK
- a CDS encoding type II secretion system protein GspG gives rise to the protein MTRKQQRRRGMTLIEIMVVITILGLIAAAVGVAVIPMLNESRRDRVGLDIKNIQNGMKIYYTRKGQYPDTGAGLRALVALGVFEAVPKDPWGNDYVYMNEGGQPVILSYGADGTSGGEGNDADISSKDAPQVATR